A stretch of Ipomoea triloba cultivar NCNSP0323 chromosome 13, ASM357664v1 DNA encodes these proteins:
- the LOC116003161 gene encoding 50S ribosomal protein L3-2, mitochondrial — protein MSAASRGGLLSRLRLLSIGHRAAATRPQQPWRALSTDAVEAEVSDRIIEAKPRVMTHQSKRTGAIAIKCGMTALWDKWGARVPISVLWLDDNIVSQVKTPEKEGISALQIGCSHKKEKHLTKPEVGHFRAQGVPMKRKLREFPVTEDGLLPVGTSIDVRHFVPGQYVDVTGITRGKGFQGGMKRHGFKGMPASHGASLSHRSIGSTGQRDAPGKVFKGKKMPGRMGGVQRTVKNVWVYKIDPARNLMWVKGQVPGAEGNFVFIKDSVFKKPDTSILPFPTYFTPEDENPEDLEPLIADLGDADPFMAAD, from the exons GGCTTCGAGAGGAGGGCTCCTTTCTCGTCTCCGGCTGCTCTCGATCGGTCATAGGGCGGCCGCTACACGTCCGCAGCAGCCGTGGAGAGCATTGAGCACCGATGCTGTCGAGGCGGAGGTATCCGATCGGATTATCGAGGCAAAGCCGCGAGTCATGACTCACCAATCCAAACGCACCGGCGCCATCGCCATCAAATGTGGAATGACCGCTCTCTGGGATAAATGGGGCGCTCGTGTTCCCATCTCTGTTCTCTGGCTGGATGATAACATTGTTTCGCAGGTGAAAACGCCCGAAAAGGAAGGCATCTCAGCTCTCCAG ATTGGATGCAGCCACAAGAAGGAGAAGCATTTGACCAAGCCTGAAGTAGGTCACTTTAGAGCTCAAGGGGTGCCCATGAAAAGGAAGTTAAGGGAATTCCCTGTTACTGAGGATGGCCTTCTTCCCGTAGGGACTTCCATTGATGTCCGCCATTTTGTTCCTGGTCAGTATGTTGATGTCACTGGCATTACGAGAGGCAAAGGTTTCCAG GGTGGGATGAAAAGACACGGGTTCAAGGGTATGCCTGCATCTCATGGTGCATCATTATCCCATCGGAGTATAGGGTCTACTGGTCAGAGAGATGCTCCTGGAAAG GTATTCAAAGGCAAAAAGATGCCTGGGAGAATGGGTGGAGTGCAAAGAACAGTGAAAAATGTTTGGGTTTACAAAATTGATCCTGCAAGAAACTTGATGTGGGTGAAAGGCCAA GTTCCAGGTGCTGAAGGGAACTTTGTTTTTATAAAGGATTCGGTTTTCAAGAAACCAGATACATCCATTCTTCCCTTCCCTACTTACTTTACCCCAGAAGATGAAAATCCTGAAGATTTGGAACCATTGATCGCCGACCTTGGTGATGCGGATCCATTCATGGCTGCCGATTGA
- the LOC116001432 gene encoding probable pectinesterase/pectinesterase inhibitor 13, with the protein MQGGKYASLLFLVCIAIGASMAMADAPTAEGGESESENKTENVDLTTSTKLLSGFTGGAGGTQRGLPVVGFNLLDPLGFHKHSRDIVQAAIKLPRPKDYILSFMRVSAEQFRGAINNVAEMAKQADDSLNKMAVDDCKELLNDAIDELQESLSSVSDCPIKLLMQILVDLKNWLSAVLTYSNTCIDGFSNPNLQSNIHNFLKASTLHAGQALSVVTVIPQILAGLKIHGHGHGHANMGASGGVGFGAHMGGGGHGGFGGMGGGGGGGHGGFGGMGGGGGHGGFGGMGGGGGHGGFGGMGGGGGGQQFPMWMPRADRRLLMSKQGGGPGRGGVELRPNAVVAKDGSGQFTTITDALAAYKPKKNDNSTRHVIYVKAGVYNEDILVQKKQINLFMYGDGPRKTVITGKKCFRDGVSTFRTAPFSVVGNGFICKSMGFENTAGPEGHQAVALRVQSDMSAFYNCRMDGYQDTLYAHTHRQFYSNCVISGTIDFIFGDAAAVFQDCTIVVRKPMDNQKNIVTAHGRTHFAEPTGLVIQNCQFVAEDGLIAKKAQIKSYLGRPWKPYSRTVIMESTIGDFIDPEGWMPWTGTLGLDTLYYAEYRNRGPAADTSRRVNWKGYHVLRNSKEAMKFTVDPFIQGSEWLPATGAPFFVGLKAAK; encoded by the coding sequence ATGCAGGGTGGCAAATATGCTAGTCTTCTCTTCCTTGTATGCATCGCAATTGGCGCTTCCATGGCCATGGCCGACGCCCCTACCGCCGAGGGCGGTGAAAGCGAAAGCGAAAACAAAACCGAAAACGTTGACCTGACGACGAGCACAAAGCTTCTGTCCGGCTTTACAGGCGGCGCCGGCGGCACTCAGAGAGGACTTCCTGTGGTAGGGTTTAATCTTTTGGATCCTTTAGGGTTCCATAAGCACAGTAGGGATATCGTTCAAGCGGCGATTAAACTCCCCAGGCCGAAGGATTATATCCTGTCGTTTATGCGCGTCTCTGCGGAGCAGTTTAGGGGAGCGATAAACAATGTGGCGGAGATGGCGAAACAGGCGGACGATTCGTTGAATAAAATGGCGGTGGATGATTGTAAGGAGCTGTTGAATGACGCCATTGATGAGCTTCAGGAATCCTTGTCGTCCGTCAGCGATTGTCCGATCAAGTTACTGATGCAGATATTAGTTGATCTCAAAAATTGGCTTAGCGCCGTTCTCACTTACTCCAATACTTGCATTGATGGATTCAGTAATCCGAATCTTCAATCCAACATTCATAATTTCCTTAAAGCTTCCACTCTGCACGCCGGTCAGGCGCTCTCCGTCGTCACCGTTATCCCGCAGATCCTCGCCGGATTAAAAATCCACGGCCACGGCCACGGCCATGCGAACATGGGCGCCTCCGGCGGGGTAGGCTTCGGAGCACACATGGGCGGCGGCGGCCATGGAGGTTTCGGTGGAATGGgtggaggcggcggcggcggtcaTGGAGGGTTTGGTGGAatgggcggcggcggcggccatGGAGGGTTCGGTGGAATGGGGGGCGGCGGCGGCCATGGAGGGTTTGGTGGAAtgggtggcggcggcggcggccaaCAGTTCCCGATGTGGATGCCGAGAGCCGACCGGAGATTATTAATGTCAAAGCAGGGAGGAGGACCCGGCCGCGGCGGCGTAGAGCTGCGACCGAACGCGGTGGTGGCGAAAGACGGCAGCGGACAATTCACCACCATAACCGACGCTCTGGCCGCGTATAAACCCAAGAAGAACGATAATTCCACGAGACACGTCATCTACGTAAAAGCCGGAGTTTATAACGAAGACATTCTTGTccaaaagaaacaaattaatcTCTTCATGTACGGAGATGGGCCCCGCAAGACGGTTATAACGGGCAAAAAGTGCTTCCGAGATGGCGTATCCACGTTCCGAACCGCGCCTTTTTCGGTGGTGGGTAACGGCTTCATCTGCAAATCCATGGGATTCGAGAACACGGCGGGGCCGGAGGGGCATCAGGCGGTGGCGCTGCGAGTCCAATCGGACATGTCGGCGTTCTACAACTGCAGAATGGACGGTTACCAGGACACTTTATACGCGCACACGCACCGCCAATTCTACAGCAACTGCGTCATCTCCGGCACGATCGATTTCATCTTCGGCGACGCGGCGGCGGTGTTCCAGGACTGCACGATCGTGGTGCGGAAGCCGATGGACAATCAGAAGAACATCGTGACGGCGCACGGACGGACGCATTTCGCGGAGCCGACGGGGCTGGTGATCCAGAACTGCCAGTTCGTGGCGGAGGACGGTCTGATTGCGAAGAAGGCGCAGATTAAGTCGTACCTGGGGAGGCCGTGGAAGCCGTACTCGAGAACGGTGATAATGGAGTCTACGATCGGGGATTTCATCGATCCGGAAGGGTGGATGCCGTGGACCGGAACCCTAGGGCTTGATACTCTGTATTATGCGGAGTACAGGAACCGCGGCCCGGCGGCGGATACGTCGAGGAGGGTGAATTGGAAGGGGTATCACGTGCTGAGGAACTCCAAGGAAGCTATGAAGTTCACCGTTGATCCATTTATTCAAGGAAGCGAGTGGCTTCCGGCCACCGGAGCGCCATTCTTCGTCGGCCTGAAAGCCGCCAAGTAA
- the LOC116002152 gene encoding rRNA-processing protein fcf2-like has protein sequence MAEPNPIIGLTWEPKLPGLPASAAKPKPHHSQSPETSSALYRPRSELIDGLYVPPSDPKKLKKLLRKEVKDTAGKNWFDMPAPNITPELKKDLQLLKMRDAFDPKRHYKKGDSKSKTLPKYFQVGVVIEPASEFYSSRLSKKERKATLAEELISDTNLVEYRKRKVREIEEQKRPGGVDKWKIRGQQSRKRAKHRRH, from the exons ATGGCGGAACCAAACCCTATCATCGGCCTTACGTGGGAACCGAAGCTACCTGGCCTTCCAGCATCCGCCGCCAAACCGAAGCCGCATCATTCCCAGTCTCCTGAAACCAGCTCCGCCCTCTACAGGCCACGTTCAGAACTCATCGACGGCCTCTATGTGCCGCCCAGTGATCCCAAAAAGCTCAAAAAGTTACTCCGGAAAGAGGTCAAAGACACTGCCGGCAAGAATTG GTTTGACATGCCTGCCCCGAACATTACTCCGGAGCTCAAGAAGGATCTCCAACTCTTGAAG ATGAGGGATGCTTTTGACCCGAAGAGACACTATAAGAAAGGTGATTCAAAATCAAAGACGCTTCCCAAGTATTTCCAG GTGGGCGTTGTGATCGAACCAGCTTCAGAATTCTATTCTAGTAGACTTTCTAAGAAGGAGAGAAAGGCAACTCTCGCAGAAGAACTAATTTCTGATACAAACCTTGTCGAATATAG GAAACGCAAGGTCCGGGagattgaagaacaaaagcgGCCAGGTGGAGTAGataagtggaagataagaggccaACAGTCCAGGAAACGCGCAAAGCATAGACGACACTGA
- the LOC116002151 gene encoding pyruvate dehydrogenase (acetyl-transferring) kinase, mitochondrial — translation MAAKKVHESVICKGLMEEVQRWGGMKQTGVSLRYMMEFGSRPTDRNLLISSQFLHKELPIRIARRAIDLQNLPYGLSLKPAVLKVRDWYLESFRDLRSFPDIKNINDEREFTQMIKMIKVRHNNVVPMMALGVQQLKKDLNPKVGYQDLGEIHQFLDRFYMSRIGIRMLIGQHVALHDPNPLPDCIGYIHTKMSPVEVAQNASEDARCICFREYGSAPEVSIYGDPNFTFPYVPTHLQLMVFELVKNSLRAVQERYMDSDKVAPPVRIIVADGLEDVTIKVSDEGGGIPRSGLPKIFTYLYSTARNPLDELSDLGTTELATLSPLAGYGYGLPISRLYARYFGGDLQIISMEGYGTDAYLHLSRLGDSQEPLP, via the exons ATGGCGGCTAAGAAGGTGCACGAATCGGTGATCTGCAAGGGGCTGATGGAGGAGGTGCAGCGATGGGGCGGCATGAAGCAGACGGGGGTGAGTCTGAGGTACATGATGGAGTTCGGGTCGAGGCCCACGGACCGGAATTTGTTGATCTCCTCTCAGTTCCTCCACAAAGAGCTCCCTATTCGGATTGCGCGCCGTGCTATTGACCTACAAAACCTCCCCTACGGCCTCTCTCTCAAGCCCGCTGTGCTCAAG GTGCGAGATTGGTATTTGGAGTCTTTTCGTGACCTTAGATCCTTCCCTGACATAAAGAATATAAATGATGAGAGGGAGTTCACGCAAATGAttaagatgatcaaggtgaggCACAACAATGTTGTTCCTATGATGGCTTTGGGAGTTCAACAGCTCAAGAAAGATCTGAATCCTAAGGTTGGGTATCAGGACCTCGGCGAAATTCACCAGTTCCTCGACCGCTTCTACATGTCAAGAATTGGGATTCGAATGCTTATTG GGCAGCATGTGGCCTTGCATGATCCCAATCCTCTTCCTGACTGTATTGGGTATATACATACGAAAATGTCACCTGTTGAGGTTGCACAAAATGCCAGTGAAGATGCCCGTTGTATTTGCTTCCGAGAGTATGGCAGTGCACCTGAAGTTAGCATTTATGGAGATCCCAATTTTACTTTCCC GTATGTCCCAACACATCTACAATTGATGGTGTTTGAATTGGTTAAGAACTCCTTGCGTGCTGTCCAAGAGCGATACATGGACTCGGACAAGGTTGCACCTCCTGTCCGCATAATAGTAGCTGATGGTTTGGAAGATGTTACGATTAAG GTTTCCGATGAAGGTGGTGGAATACCAAGAAGTGGCCTTCCTAAAATCTTTACGTATCTCTACAGCACTGCAAGGAACCCATTGGATGAGCTATCAGACCTCGGTACTACTGAGCTGGCAACTCTGTCCCCGTTGGCTGGTTATGGGTATGGGTTGCCAATAAGTCGCTTGTATGCTCGCTACTTCGGGGGAGACCTGCAAATTATCTCCATGGAAGGATATG GGACAGATGCTTATCTTCACTTGTCACGGCTTGGAGACTCACAGGAGCCATTGCCTTGA